The nucleotide window TCGCGCGGATGGAACCGGCGCTCGGTGGGCCGCCCGACGTGGTGGTCTACAATGCCAGCAACAGGCTGCGCGGCCCCATCGTCGATCTAGACCCCGACGCGGTTCGCCAATCCCTGATGGTCTCGGCCTATGGCGGGTTCCTCGTGGCCCAGGCCGCCGCGCGGCGCATGCTGCCAGGGCGCCACGGCGCCATCCTGTTGACGGGCGCATCGGCCAGCGTGAAGGGTTTTGCCGAATCCGCGCCCTTCACCATGGGCAAGTTCGGCTTGCGTGGCCTGTCGCAGAGCCTCGCGCGCGAACTCCAGCCAAAGGGCATCCACGTCGCCCATTTCGTCATCGACGGCGGCATCCGTAGCGCGTCCCGCCCCGAGCCGGCGGATGCGCCCGACAGCATGCTCGATCCGGACGCCATCGCCTCGGCCTATTGGGACGTCCTGCGGCAGGACCGCAGCGCCTGGACCTCGGAGATCGAACTCCGCCCGTGGGTGGAGCGCTTCTGACGTTTCAGAGGAACATCGACCGCGATGGAGCGCGCGAGCGTTGAGCGCAGAAAGTGCGCTCAGGCCGCCGCCAGGGGCTTCGACACATCCTCCAGGGATTTGCCTTCCGCCGCCGTGCCCCAGATGCCGCCGACGATGGCGGCGATCAGCATCAGCGCGGCACCGATGCCGTAGCCGATGAGCACGTTGTCGCGTGACCCGGTCTCCACCAATGCGCCGAACAGGAGCGGTCCCGACA belongs to Methylobacterium sp. 77 and includes:
- a CDS encoding SDR family NAD(P)-dependent oxidoreductase — its product is MVPTYRRALIVGAGEGLSASLARRLSREGLRIGLAARSIDKLEALTTETGAAIHSCDAADPAEVEALFARMEPALGGPPDVVVYNASNRLRGPIVDLDPDAVRQSLMVSAYGGFLVAQAAARRMLPGRHGAILLTGASASVKGFAESAPFTMGKFGLRGLSQSLARELQPKGIHVAHFVIDGGIRSASRPEPADAPDSMLDPDAIASAYWDVLRQDRSAWTSEIELRPWVERF